The sequence below is a genomic window from Leisingera sp. M658.
GTGGAGAAACACCATGACCGCCCCCTTCCAACTGATCGCCAGGATCACTCCGAAACCGGAACACATGCAGGATGTGCGCCAAAGCCTGCTGGATATTCTGGAACCGACCCGCGCCGAACCCGGCTGCCTGAAGTTCCTGCTGGCCGAAGGCCGCGATGGCGATTGCTTCTTTCTCGACGAAGAATGGGCCAGCGACGACGCCCTGGCGGCGCATTATGCAGCGGACTACATCACGCCGGTCTTCGCCAAATACGAGGCCTGGCTTGCAGCACCGGTGGAAATCCACAAGATGACCCCGCTGGCCTGAGCCTCATGTTCTTCCTAAAGGATATGCCGTCGCAGCAGATGGTCGGCACCTACGCCAAGGCATACGGCGCCGACCCGGACCATATCACCAGCGCGCTTATGATGATGCGCCGCGCCAGCCTGCTGATCCGCAGCCTCGACGCCTATTTTGCCCTCCACGGGCTGTCCCAATTGCGGTTCCTAGTGCTGATCGTGATCGACCGCGAACCGGACCGCACCTCGCTGACCCCGAATGAGATCGCCCAGCGGATCGACGTGTCAAAACCGGTGATGACCCGCACCCTGCAATCGTTGCAGAAAGACGGGCTGATAACCCTTTCGAACAACCCATCCGACGGGCGCTCCAAAGAAGCCGCGCTGACACCCGACGGCCATCAGCGGCTGCAAGACACTCTTCCCGGCTATTTCAAACTCTTGTCAGAGGAGATCACCAAGCCGTCCACCGCCAACAGCTGACCCTCACGGATTTTCCGCTTCGGAGCCGCCTTCGCTTGAGCTTGAACGGCCGGGGGTGACGGGCGGGGTCAAGAGAAATCGCGGAGGCTCCGCCGCAGGCGGATACCGCTATTTCTCTTGGGCGCGTGCGGCAGCTCTGGCAGGCAAAGATCAGGTGAAGGCGGGTTTGAGGCGGGTTTTCCGCTTGGGTGAGACCTGAAGCCCCTTTTACCCCAGCCGCGCCTTCACTTCGGCGATGAAATCCTCACCGCGCTGTTCGAAATTGTCATACTGATCGAAACTCGCGGCGGCCGGCGCCAGCAGCACGGTGTCACCCTCCTGCGAGTCCTGAATGGCCCGCTCCACTGCCGCCGCCATGGTGGTGCAAACTTCGGCCTGCACATCCAGCTGCAGCGCAAATCCCGCCGCCTCGCGCCCGATCACATAGGCTTTCACCACATTGCCAGCCCGCCCTTTCAAGGCCTCCAGCCCGCCATCCTTCTCCAACCCGCCGCAGATCCAGCGGATGTTACTGAACGCACTCAGCGCCTTTGCCGCGCTGTCCACATTGGTGGCCTTGCTGTCATTCACATAACGCACGCCGCCAGCCTCAGCGATGGTCTGGCTGCGGTGCGGCAGGCCGGGGAAGGTGGCCATTGCGTCGCCGATCAGCCGCGGCGCCAGCCCCAAGGTACGCGCCGCCGCATAGGCCGCGCAGGCGTTCTGGTGGTTGTGTGCCCCCGGCAGCCCGGTCATGGCGCGCAGATCAATCGAGGCCGCCTGCCGCCCCTTGCGGTATTCCGACAGGAACCCCTTGCGGGCAAAGACCTGCCAGCCAGGCCCGGTCAGCTTGCGCGCGGCGGACACCCGGATCACCCGGTCATCGCCTGCCCCTTCCGACAGCTGGCCCGCCAGAAACAGCCCCTCATCCTCGTCAATGCCAATCACCGCGCGGTCCGGCCCGCCCTCGGCAAACAGCCGCCGCTTGGCGGCGAAGTAACCGCCCATACCGCCATGCCTGTCCAGATGATCCGGGCTGAGGTTGGTGAACACCGCCACATCCGGTGTCAGTGCGCGCGCCAGCTCGGTCTGATAGCTCGACAGCTCCAGCACCACCACACCGCCATTTCCGGGCGCGTCGATATCCAGAACGCCGCGGCCTATATTGCCCGCCAGCTGGCTCTCGCGGCCCGCCTGCTGCAGGATGTGATGCAGCAGCGCCACCGTGGTTGATTTGCCGTTCGACCCCGTCACCGCCACCACCCGCGGCGGCTGATCATGCATTTGCCATTCGGCATCCGCAAAGGAGCGGAAGAACAGCCCGATATCATTGTCCACCGGCACGCCAGCCTCCATCGCCGCCCGGATCACCGGATTGGGCTTGGGGTAAAGATGCGGAATACCGGGCGAGGTGATCAGCGCCGCAACCCCGTCAAAGGCACCGGCCTTATGCAGGTCGCGGCAGGTCAGGCCTTCCGCCTCCGCCGCCTCCCGCGCTGCCGGGTTGTCGTCCCAGCAGACAGGCTCCGCCCCGCCTGCCCGCAGGGCACGCGCCGTCGCCAGCCCCGAACGGCCCAGCCCCAGCACCGCCACCTTGGCACCCTCATATCCTTTGACCGGGATCATCGCCTGCCCTCATCTTGATGAATTTGCTTCTGCGGAACATTGCACAGGTGCAAGCCGGGCTTCAAGCGCTGCCCCGGCACAGGCCGCGGGCATGGGCCGCAGGCCCGTGCCACGCCCAACAATTGGCAGGCAGGCATAGCCTGCCGAAATTGGCGGGAGCATCCCCCCGTTGCGCATCCACCGTACGCTGCCCACACCGCTTGTTCACCGCGCCGCGCTATTCTCCAGCCGTTGCAACACCAAGAACAGGACACCGGCCCCCTCAGTCCACCTCTTCATCGGGTGCAGGGCGGGTCCGCATAGGCCGCCAGACGGACGTGGCCCCTGACACGGGCCATCCGATGCTCCGCCCCCCTTGGCGGCGCCGCCTTCCTATAAAAGAAAAACCGCGCGAAGACCTGAAGCCCCGCGCGGTTCATATAGAGGAAGACTATGACCCCACCCGCCGCAAACCCCGGCGCGGCGGGCAAATCCGCGTGCCTCAGCGCACTTTCAGCGTCGCCAGTCCGATCATCGCCAGGATCAGCGAGATGATCCAGAAGCGGATCACGATCTGCGGTTCCGCCCAGCCCTTCTTTTCATAGTGGTGATGGATCGGCGCCATCAGGAACACCCGGCGCCCGGTGCGCTTGAAGTACAGAACCTGAATGATCACCGACATCGCCTCAACCACAAACAGCCCGCCGACGATGGCCAGCACCAGCTCGTGCTTGGTGGCAACCGCAATGGCCCCCAGCGCGCCGCCCAGGGCCAGCGAGCCGGTATCGCCCATGAACACCGCCGCCGGCGGCGCGTTGTACCACAGAAACCCCAGGCCTGCGCCGAACAGCGCCGCGCTGAAAATCAGGATCTCACCGGTGCCGGGCACGTAATGCACGTCCAGATATTCGGTAAAGTCGACCCGCCCCACCGCATAGGCAATGACACCCAGGGTGCCCGCAGCAATCATCACCGGCATGATCGCAAGGCCATCCAGCCCGTCGGTCAGGTTCACCGCATTGGCA
It includes:
- a CDS encoding putative quinol monooxygenase; translation: MTAPFQLIARITPKPEHMQDVRQSLLDILEPTRAEPGCLKFLLAEGRDGDCFFLDEEWASDDALAAHYAADYITPVFAKYEAWLAAPVEIHKMTPLA
- the murD gene encoding UDP-N-acetylmuramoyl-L-alanine--D-glutamate ligase yields the protein MIPVKGYEGAKVAVLGLGRSGLATARALRAGGAEPVCWDDNPAAREAAEAEGLTCRDLHKAGAFDGVAALITSPGIPHLYPKPNPVIRAAMEAGVPVDNDIGLFFRSFADAEWQMHDQPPRVVAVTGSNGKSTTVALLHHILQQAGRESQLAGNIGRGVLDIDAPGNGGVVVLELSSYQTELARALTPDVAVFTNLSPDHLDRHGGMGGYFAAKRRLFAEGGPDRAVIGIDEDEGLFLAGQLSEGAGDDRVIRVSAARKLTGPGWQVFARKGFLSEYRKGRQAASIDLRAMTGLPGAHNHQNACAAYAAARTLGLAPRLIGDAMATFPGLPHRSQTIAEAGGVRYVNDSKATNVDSAAKALSAFSNIRWICGGLEKDGGLEALKGRAGNVVKAYVIGREAAGFALQLDVQAEVCTTMAAAVERAIQDSQEGDTVLLAPAAASFDQYDNFEQRGEDFIAEVKARLG
- a CDS encoding MarR family winged helix-turn-helix transcriptional regulator, producing MFFLKDMPSQQMVGTYAKAYGADPDHITSALMMMRRASLLIRSLDAYFALHGLSQLRFLVLIVIDREPDRTSLTPNEIAQRIDVSKPVMTRTLQSLQKDGLITLSNNPSDGRSKEAALTPDGHQRLQDTLPGYFKLLSEEITKPSTANS